A DNA window from Mya arenaria isolate MELC-2E11 chromosome 17, ASM2691426v1 contains the following coding sequences:
- the LOC128224782 gene encoding uncharacterized protein LOC128224782, with product MLCVELSHIDCTQYHAQNHEQLCGDNGITYASHCLYVQAHCQIHVQLASHGACPVTTQPPAPQITTTPVPVAQTHTTTAGAPAVTTNAAGGITTTTQTTMVPSTAAPTTQAPATTTIDPMSGIIQGVFCSNLAAISCTTQGFVIVCGTDGQLYPNQCELSKAACANNQLTIEPDQSKCSLPGSP from the exons ATGCTGTGTGTCGAACTCAGCCACATAGACTGCACTCAATACCATGCACAAAATCACGAACAGCTATGCGGTGATAATGGGATAACGTATGCCTCACA CTGCTTGTATGTGCAAGCACATTGCCAAATTCACGTGCAACTGGCCAGTCACGGAGCATGCCCAGTCACCACACAGCCGCCGGCGCCGCAAATAACGACAACGCCGGTCCCGGTCGCCCAGACGCACACGACGACCGCTGGAGCTCCTGCTGTCACAACCAACGCTGCTGGAGGTATTACCACCACAACTCAAACGACAATGGTTCCTTCAACCGCCGCCCCGACCACCCAAGCTCCAGCCACCACAACCATTGATCCAATGTCCGGTATCATACAAGGCGTGTTTTGCTCAAATCTGGCCGCGATTTCCTGTACCACCCAAGGATTTGTAATCGTATGTGGAACAGACGGACAGCTGTATCCAAACCA GTGTGAGCTTTCCAAAGCTGCCTGCGCCAACAACCAGCTCACGATCGAACCAGATCAGTCAAAATGCAGCCTCCCCGGAAGTCCTTAG
- the LOC128224783 gene encoding uncharacterized protein LOC128224783: MLTGPFNHMLCVELSHIDCTQYHAQNHEQLCGDNGITYASHCLYVQAHCQIHVQLASHGACPVTTQPPAPQVTATTTVAQTLTTTAGAPAVTTNAAGRITTTTVAQTTVAPSTATPTTTAPATTTFNPMAGIIQGVFCSNMAAISCTTQGFVLICGTDGQLYPNQCELSKAACANNQLTIEPDQSNCLPGSP; the protein is encoded by the exons ATGTTAACG GGACCTTTTAACCACATGTTGTGTGTCGAACTCAGCCACATAGACTGCACTCAATACCATGCACAAAATCACGAACAGCTATGCGGTGATAATGGGATAACGTATGCCTCACA CTGCTTGTATGTGCAAGCACACTGCCAAATTCATGTGCAACTGGCCAGTCACGGAGCATGCCCAGTCACCACACAGCCGCCGGCGCCACaagtaacagcaacaacaacggTCGCCCAGACGCTCACCACGACCGCTGGAGCTCCGGCTGTCACAACCAACGCTGCCGGAAGAATTACCACCACAACCGTAGCTCAAACGACAGTGGCTCCTTCGACCGCCACCCCGACCACCACAGCTCCAGCCACCACAACCTTTAATCCAATGGCCGGTATCATACAAGGCGTGTTTTGCTCCAATATGGCCGCGATATCATGTACAACCCAAGGATTTGTACTCATATGTGGAACAGACGGGCAGCTGTATCCAAACCA GTGTGAGCTTTCCAAAGCTGCCTGCGCTAACAACCAGCTCACGATCGAACCAGATCAGTCAAATTGCCTCCCCGGGAGTCCTTAG